One Luteibacter aegosomaticola genomic window carries:
- a CDS encoding response regulator transcription factor has translation MDESVHEKRAWVVDDDPAVRERLSQLILQALGDDAHLSTAEDIAQAKTQFHASTGGLALVDIGLPDGNGIELIAWLQLHHPQVTTVVVSAYGAEDTVVAALRSGAAGYLLKERDDTELLLSLQSIKRGGAFIDPFVARRILALLPTEVPPTPEPPRDATLSDREVEILRLVARGYSNREIAELTSLSRFTIEDYTKKIYRKLAVNSRTAAVFEAKAMGWLH, from the coding sequence ATGGACGAGTCGGTGCACGAGAAGCGAGCGTGGGTTGTCGATGACGACCCCGCGGTAAGGGAGCGCCTGTCCCAGCTGATCCTGCAGGCGCTCGGCGACGACGCTCACCTCTCCACGGCAGAAGATATCGCCCAGGCCAAGACGCAATTCCATGCCTCCACGGGAGGGCTCGCATTGGTGGACATCGGCCTCCCCGATGGCAACGGCATCGAGCTGATCGCCTGGCTTCAGCTGCACCACCCTCAGGTGACGACGGTCGTGGTGTCGGCGTACGGCGCCGAAGACACCGTCGTTGCCGCGCTGCGATCCGGCGCGGCGGGTTACCTGCTCAAGGAGCGCGACGACACCGAGCTCCTGCTCTCGCTACAGAGCATCAAGCGCGGCGGCGCCTTCATCGATCCGTTCGTCGCGCGACGCATCCTTGCCCTGCTACCCACGGAAGTACCGCCCACACCGGAACCGCCTCGCGACGCGACGCTTTCCGACCGCGAGGTGGAAATCCTGCGCCTGGTGGCCCGTGGCTACAGCAACCGGGAGATCGCGGAACTCACGTCGCTGTCCCGATTCACCATCGAGGACTACACCAAGAAGATCTACCGCAAGCTCGCGGTCAACTCACGCACCGCTGCGGTATTCGAGGCCAAGGCCATGGGATGGCTGCATTGA
- a CDS encoding sensor histidine kinase → MAALMWRALACLVIALATACGPQGAWASTPSYVEITAAEAAPADWNATTPPSDGWTPVHLIDFWDARWPDHSGVVWYRLHWNQDNADQPTALLVNYVSLASAMYVNGSLVYRDASLVEPLSRSWTRPQYFLLDKPLLKQGSNTLLVRVSGLASYQPGFGTVEVGDPAVVHPRYLDGVRWRYELQMLDQMVALVFGGLFAIIWILRRKDSSYGWYALSTLLSFVYGLNYTATTIWSLTTTDAWEAVNAAAYLAAGCSFAVFLLRYVDRRWPRLERAFLILNVVSIAAVCVAPTPSGIHRGWWFAVGGVIYYAATLGFAWHALRTRRTDHLVLCACLMIPLLVSVHDFLLYYGIIRSDRYLLAVTSPLTVIGMGFALAYRFAVAMRRVEGFNLELTHEVGIATRQLSDTLTREHTLAIENLRIGERLNLVRDLHDGFGGSLVGAITSLERSPPSPVGEHTIGVLRELRDDLRLIVDTTTYEQAADLGSLMATFRHRWSQRLELADIDSQWQFDGLDGLHLGPAHSLDLMRFLQEALTNVLKHSCARRVRIELLADGERLRLEVSDDGLGFDENTKTSGAGLASLRARANRLHGTLQRTTAPGQGVSVSLDMPAIAMPRLPVT, encoded by the coding sequence ATGGCTGCATTGATGTGGCGTGCGCTAGCGTGCCTGGTTATCGCGTTGGCCACCGCATGCGGCCCGCAAGGCGCATGGGCGAGCACACCATCCTATGTCGAGATCACCGCGGCTGAGGCGGCGCCGGCCGACTGGAACGCCACGACGCCACCCAGCGACGGCTGGACCCCGGTTCACCTGATCGACTTCTGGGACGCGCGCTGGCCTGACCACAGCGGCGTGGTCTGGTATCGCCTCCATTGGAACCAGGACAACGCCGACCAGCCCACGGCACTCCTCGTGAACTACGTGAGCCTCGCCAGCGCCATGTACGTCAATGGCAGCCTGGTGTACCGGGACGCCAGCCTCGTGGAACCCCTGTCGCGAAGCTGGACACGGCCGCAGTACTTCCTGCTCGACAAGCCACTGCTAAAACAGGGAAGCAACACCTTGCTCGTCCGCGTCTCCGGCCTGGCCAGCTACCAGCCGGGCTTCGGGACCGTGGAAGTGGGCGACCCGGCGGTAGTGCACCCTCGCTACCTCGACGGCGTGCGCTGGCGGTATGAGCTGCAAATGCTCGACCAGATGGTGGCCCTCGTATTCGGCGGCCTCTTCGCGATTATCTGGATCCTGCGCCGCAAGGACAGCAGTTACGGCTGGTACGCGCTGAGCACCCTGCTCTCCTTCGTCTACGGCCTCAACTACACAGCCACCACCATCTGGTCCCTGACGACCACCGATGCCTGGGAAGCCGTCAACGCCGCCGCCTACCTGGCCGCCGGCTGCAGTTTCGCGGTGTTCCTGTTGCGCTACGTCGACCGGCGATGGCCGCGGCTGGAACGCGCGTTCCTCATCCTCAACGTCGTATCCATCGCGGCCGTTTGCGTCGCCCCCACACCGTCAGGGATCCATCGTGGATGGTGGTTCGCGGTAGGCGGCGTGATCTATTACGCGGCGACGCTCGGCTTCGCATGGCACGCACTGCGTACACGCCGTACGGATCACCTCGTGCTGTGCGCGTGCCTGATGATCCCCCTGCTGGTATCCGTCCATGACTTCCTCCTGTACTACGGGATCATCCGGAGCGACCGCTACCTGCTCGCGGTGACTTCACCGCTGACCGTCATCGGCATGGGTTTCGCCCTGGCGTATCGCTTCGCCGTGGCGATGCGGCGCGTGGAAGGCTTCAACCTGGAGCTCACGCATGAAGTCGGCATCGCCACACGCCAGCTCAGCGACACGCTCACTCGCGAACACACGCTCGCGATCGAAAACCTGCGCATCGGCGAACGCCTGAACCTCGTTCGCGACCTCCACGACGGCTTCGGCGGGAGCCTGGTCGGGGCGATCACATCGCTGGAGCGATCTCCGCCCTCACCGGTGGGCGAACACACCATCGGCGTGCTCCGTGAGCTGCGTGATGACCTTCGCCTGATCGTGGACACCACCACGTACGAACAGGCAGCCGATCTCGGCAGCCTCATGGCGACCTTCCGTCACCGCTGGAGCCAGCGTCTGGAGCTGGCCGATATCGACAGCCAGTGGCAGTTCGATGGCCTGGACGGCCTGCATCTGGGGCCTGCGCACAGCCTCGACCTGATGCGCTTCCTGCAGGAAGCGCTCACCAACGTCCTCAAGCACAGCTGCGCGCGCCGGGTGCGTATCGAGCTGCTAGCCGATGGGGAACGCCTGCGCCTCGAGGTATCCGACGACGGCCTCGGCTTCGACGAAAACACAAAGACCTCAGGCGCCGGACTCGCCAGCCTGCGGGCGCGGGCGAACCGGCTGCATGGCACGCTACAGCGGACCACGGCACCGGGCCAGGGCGTCTCGGTATCGCTGGACATGCCAGCCATAGCGATGCCCCGGCTGCCGGTGACCTGA
- a CDS encoding autotransporter domain-containing protein yields MPLWMRAASLWLWVVCLVCLPGLAEAAAADTQTITFNNPGGQNFGTSPQMQATSSSGLSVLFTSSTTNVCTVTSGGVLTTVSPGTCTIHADQPGDGTYLPAPEVTQSFQILIPGTAVEFATPSPLPSAVGGAAYSINIIATGGAAPYTFQMTGGTLPVGMTLNPAGVISGTPIQAGTFNFSVRATDSSTQTADKAYQIVVNAPGIALTPVTLPQGKVGDVYSSTTLTASGGTAPYTFSVTSGALPSGLTLRPTGVLSGSPTASGSFNVTVTGTDRLGFTGSQPYTVTIGQQGPIAVNGSSTTPANTAVTIPVTSAGGPVTSVAVIQQPAHGTVVVSGLNLIYTPASYYFGSDTLKYTVTGPGGTSDPATVTITVAAGAVPVASPQVVTVLAGKAVTLHALTGATNGPFVSAAVVAQPTSGTVVVQGTDLIYTAPADASGTLGFDYTVSNAYGASAPAHVTLTVNPVPVAPSLTGSAIAGTSMQVNLTATAHGGPFTAARIVAVSPSNAGTATVQATANGYVMAFAAAPAFSGAAQVSYTLSNAFAESAPGTVSISVTPRSDPSKNAEVLGVLGAQADATRRMATGQINNFQRRLESLHGGNGVSGFTNGITMASASSQARPDTWDGLQRYNDGNGHYGPYSPDDEPAPAVPHSGTVAAQGDLAFWTGGAVNFGKMQAGASDNGIDFTTSGLSFGVDKQVTHRLTVGAGVGYGHDQSDIGQNGSRSSVNSYNVAVYGSYQPSEKTYVDAIVGYQWLQFDARRFVTDNNGRVHGSRDGRQFFGSLSAGYQHQADNMSLTPYGRVDLARASLDGYTETGDAIYALDYQRQTVTTTTATAGLLAQWLAKRDYGTWSPQLRFEFGHDFQGSSTATMRYADLLNGPLYQATLYSQSRNHSMLGAGVSLQTNSGWLLRAEYQNYLDNTSRDNQSILLGVEKKFGP; encoded by the coding sequence ATGCCACTATGGATGCGTGCCGCTTCGCTATGGCTATGGGTGGTCTGCCTGGTATGCCTGCCAGGGCTGGCCGAGGCCGCTGCGGCCGATACGCAGACCATTACCTTCAACAATCCGGGCGGACAGAACTTCGGCACCTCGCCGCAAATGCAGGCGACCAGCTCTTCTGGCTTGTCGGTGTTGTTTACCTCCAGCACGACGAATGTTTGCACGGTGACGTCGGGTGGGGTGTTGACGACGGTGTCGCCAGGTACCTGCACGATCCACGCTGACCAGCCCGGCGACGGTACGTATTTGCCGGCGCCGGAGGTCACGCAATCGTTCCAGATCCTCATTCCCGGTACCGCAGTCGAGTTCGCTACGCCTTCGCCCTTACCGAGTGCCGTGGGCGGCGCGGCGTATTCCATCAACATCATCGCCACAGGTGGTGCCGCGCCGTATACGTTCCAGATGACCGGCGGCACCCTGCCTGTGGGCATGACGCTGAATCCAGCGGGTGTCATTTCAGGGACCCCGATCCAAGCCGGCACCTTCAATTTCAGCGTGCGCGCAACTGACTCCTCGACACAGACGGCAGACAAGGCTTATCAGATCGTCGTCAACGCACCGGGCATCGCGCTGACACCAGTCACCCTGCCGCAGGGCAAGGTCGGTGATGTCTATAGCTCGACCACGTTGACCGCTTCCGGGGGTACGGCGCCCTATACCTTCTCAGTGACCAGTGGCGCGTTACCGTCGGGTCTGACCCTGAGGCCCACGGGCGTGTTGTCGGGCTCCCCGACGGCGTCGGGTTCGTTCAATGTCACGGTGACGGGTACCGATCGACTGGGCTTCACGGGGTCGCAGCCCTACACGGTCACCATTGGCCAGCAGGGCCCAATTGCGGTCAACGGATCGAGCACCACCCCAGCCAATACGGCGGTAACGATTCCGGTGACCAGTGCAGGCGGCCCGGTGACCAGCGTCGCCGTGATACAGCAGCCAGCGCACGGCACGGTGGTGGTGAGTGGGTTGAACCTGATCTATACGCCGGCCAGTTACTACTTCGGCAGCGATACGCTGAAGTACACCGTGACGGGGCCGGGCGGCACGTCGGACCCGGCGACGGTGACAATCACGGTCGCTGCCGGTGCCGTGCCGGTAGCGTCGCCGCAGGTTGTGACCGTGCTGGCCGGTAAGGCGGTGACCCTCCACGCCCTGACCGGTGCCACCAATGGGCCGTTCGTCAGCGCGGCCGTGGTGGCGCAGCCTACGTCGGGCACGGTGGTGGTGCAGGGCACGGACCTGATCTATACCGCCCCGGCCGATGCTTCGGGCACGCTCGGTTTCGACTACACCGTCAGCAATGCCTATGGTGCGTCCGCACCGGCGCATGTCACCTTGACCGTCAATCCGGTGCCGGTGGCACCTTCGCTTACCGGCTCAGCGATCGCCGGCACGTCGATGCAGGTGAACCTGACGGCCACCGCGCATGGCGGTCCGTTCACGGCCGCGAGGATCGTTGCCGTATCGCCGAGCAATGCAGGTACCGCGACCGTGCAGGCGACCGCCAATGGCTATGTGATGGCATTCGCCGCTGCGCCCGCTTTCAGTGGCGCTGCGCAGGTGAGCTATACACTTAGCAATGCGTTCGCGGAATCAGCGCCGGGCACGGTGTCGATTAGTGTGACGCCGCGTAGCGATCCGTCGAAGAATGCCGAAGTACTCGGGGTGCTCGGCGCGCAGGCTGATGCGACGCGCCGCATGGCGACCGGCCAGATCAACAACTTCCAGCGCCGCCTGGAAAGCCTGCACGGTGGCAATGGCGTGAGTGGGTTTACCAACGGCATCACGATGGCCTCGGCCAGCAGTCAGGCTCGCCCCGATACGTGGGATGGCCTGCAGCGCTACAACGATGGGAACGGCCATTACGGTCCGTATTCGCCCGACGATGAACCCGCTCCGGCTGTGCCGCACAGTGGAACAGTCGCCGCGCAGGGCGATCTCGCCTTCTGGACTGGCGGCGCGGTGAACTTCGGCAAGATGCAGGCGGGTGCCAGCGACAACGGCATCGACTTCACCACCTCCGGCCTGAGTTTCGGCGTGGACAAGCAGGTCACTCACCGGCTGACCGTCGGTGCGGGCGTCGGATACGGCCACGATCAGTCCGATATCGGTCAGAACGGGAGCCGTAGTTCGGTCAACAGTTACAACGTCGCCGTCTACGGAAGCTACCAGCCGAGCGAGAAGACGTACGTTGACGCGATCGTCGGTTACCAGTGGTTGCAGTTCGACGCACGCCGTTTCGTCACCGATAACAACGGCAGGGTTCATGGCAGTCGCGATGGCCGCCAGTTCTTTGGCTCCTTGTCCGCGGGTTACCAGCACCAAGCCGATAACATGTCGCTGACGCCATACGGCCGCGTGGATCTGGCACGCGCTTCGCTGGATGGTTATACGGAAACCGGCGATGCGATCTACGCGCTGGACTACCAGCGTCAGACGGTGACGACGACCACGGCGACGGCAGGCTTGCTTGCGCAGTGGCTCGCCAAGCGTGATTACGGCACGTGGTCACCGCAGTTGCGCTTCGAGTTCGGGCACGACTTCCAGGGTTCGAGCACGGCGACGATGCGATACGCTGATCTGCTGAATGGCCCGCTGTACCAGGCCACGCTTTACAGCCAGTCGCGTAATCACTCGATGTTGGGCGCCGGCGTGTCCTTGCAGACGAACAGCGGTTGGTTGCTGCGCGCCGAGTACCAGAACTATCTGGACAACACGAGCCGCGACAACCAGTCGATCCTGCTGGGGGTAGAGAAGAAGTTCGGTCCGTAA